The Corvus hawaiiensis isolate bCorHaw1 chromosome 1, bCorHaw1.pri.cur, whole genome shotgun sequence genomic sequence GacacaggagggaaaggagagagtggcagagggcacaggcagggatgggcCGTGCTTCCCGAGAGCCCAGGCTGGCCCTGTCCTTCTGCAAGgcatgggctgggctggctcagtCCCTCAGGAAGCAACAAGCCGATGCTGCGTCCCCAGGGCGGttccaccctgtgcatccctggctTCCTTCCCCAGGGCCATCGCCAGCAGCTTTAGCAGGGGAAGCACCTCGTGCCACAGAGGCCACTGCCCAAGCCTGAGAGGCCAAAGCCCCCGGAGCTGATGGGCACTCCCtgagagctgaggatgctgccaacagcagccgaggtggaggatcccaccacggtgttctgtgggaaggagctgaggatgggcccgGGCAGCGTCACCACCACAGGAGAGGGTTCGATGATGACGGTGGAGTCCTGGCACTGCCGGACACAGGGctcattgcagctgttggccagcggggtggggccgcagggctggcagggccggCACGGGGTGTAGCAGGACATGTCTTGGGGCTGCAGGTGCACCTGGCAGACAGGACATTGAGGAGCAGAGTGCAAGGAAGGGCTATATCAGAGCAGTCTGTTGGCACACCAcgatgaagaaaagcaaagagaaggagaagaccACAGGAGGCTGCTCAGACAGGCCCAACAGCCTCACTCTTTGCTCAAGCCCCCAAGAATCTCCCCAAAGAGCAACCAAGCCCAGACACTTCCACACCTGGGCCAGAACTCAGGAGAAACTTCAGCCAAAACCCAGCCTCTCTCCATGCACAacttctgccccttccctctcccatgACAAGCAGTTCTCAAGAGCCCACATGGGATTAAAGCAAAGAAGGGGATCAGAAAGCTCAAAggagcaagaaaagaaagggcTTCAGACTCACCTTGATCCCAAGGAAATGGAGGTGAGAGGAGTGGGATGAGAGAGCGAGGAGAAAGGTGCCCCTTTTATACTGCTCCTGCACCGCCCCAGGCCCACAGGCACTGCACAAGGGCAGTAATTTTCCAACACATTCACCTCCAAGAAAAATATCCTCCCTAACGCCACACGTTGTGGTTTGATTTCCATAAACCACTGCCATTTCATTTCCTCATTTCTCACGTGCTTGCTCTGTGTTGCAGCTCCTTTCACGTGTGCCATGCGAGGCCTGAGGATACCCGGGGTCAGAGCGTGTCCATGCAGGCACAGGATGTGCCCCCCGTGCCAGAGGGTCCCGTGCACGCAGGGGATGTTGGCTGGGGGCAGTGCCTTGCCACTGTTGGCAGCTGCTTCTGCGGGGacaggcccagctctgccctgccccgcacagagcagcagagcatccAGAGCCTCCTCTCCTGGCACCAcgtcctgcctgctgctctctccccGCTCTCACCTCACTCCAATGCCCACTGGCCACTGCTTCTCCACGGAAatgctttcctctcccttcGTCCTGATGCCCTTTGCTGATGCAGAACATTAGCTGGGCTGTCTGAGTATTCCAGGGGCTGGATTTaccaaagccaaggccacctgGAGCAGAATCAGCAAAGCTGGTGGTGGGAAACAAGAAGATCTTCCACACAGGGCAGCAGCAAAAGGGAGGCTTGAGCCAAGGCTGACTGGGGCAGCTTCGCTGGGGGACAGGGGTTATGGGAAAGGGGAAGGCTCCCCAGGGCTTCTGGGCTTTGGTCTTCACTGGCAACATTTCTTGTCACAGGCTCAGGATCCTGATATTCCTCAGAAAGAGCAGAATAAGGAGACCTTCCCCACAGTAGAGGAGGAACAACATTCAGACTGGACCGACATGAATGTGTGCAACCTCGTGACAGGCACACAAGTGCTGGAGTCAAAGAAAACACCTCCAAACACCCTTTGGCTAGTGCCAGCAGTCAGGGAATGCAGCTGAGGacagggaggaagagatggTCAGGACGTATATGAGTACCAATGTACAGACCCTGGACTTCAAACATGACAACTTCCATCCAGTCAGGCATCTGGCAGGTCAGATGTGCCTTCACAGGCACCTGCGACGACCAAAAGAGATTGGAaaagccagcagcaccagagggGCACCTCATGGTCCCAAGGAACATGAAAGGTCCAGGCAAAACACAGGATAAAAAGAGAACACTCTGATGGGGGGCAGCAATGGACACAGGGAACTCATCTTCCAGGTCAAAGACATCTGGCTGTGGAGGGGAGCTCTCCTGGATGTTCTGGAGACAAAAGAAGGGGTTTCAGAAAATACCTCCCCACTGCTTGGACACATCCTGGGCTCCAAAGCTCTATGGCTTCTGCTGGGCATTGGGACTTAAATCCACTCCTTTCCCATGCCCCAAATGCCTCCTCAGCCTAGACAACAACCCAGCACCACTGGATAGGGCAGGAAACCTCCTCCATTTCCACAACACACAAAATCTCTGGGGAAACTGCAGTGCACATGCCTGGGGATGCTCAGCGAGGGGATGTGCTCCGAAGCGCCCTGGTACAAAACCAGCTCTCAAAACACACCAAGGAGCACTGCACTTCCCTGCCCTCCAGACATGGAGGCAGCTGGGATGCGTCCCAGGAGGGCAAGGGAATGCCTTCAGTAGGCAAATTTCCAGGGAGAGACTCTCCCTACCAGTGACAAGTCACGCTCTAATATTGGGTTGGCCGTGTGTCAGCCTTTTGGTGGGAGGCCAAGGCAGGAGGGTGggatgtctgcaggctttgtTCCAGGCAGGGCTGAATTCCCCTTCAGCAAGGGCAGCTCCATCCAGGCACTGGGAAAAGGGTGCTTGGCAGCTCTCTCACATGTCACACGTGTTCTCAGCACTGACAGCACGTATTGGAAAAGTGGCCTGTGCTTGTGTGTCATCCAGGTCAGGCTCCACATTGTGCAGCCAAAGGACATCACAGgtgaggagagagagggaggaacaaGGAATGGTCCAGACACCCAACACCTCCCCCGGATATTGAGAAGCCCAATGGCACAGGGCTCTGCTTGAGACTTGATTCCTGCCAATGATCAGGGAATTATTGACTCAGAGAATCATGAGGATTGGCAaggacctccaagatcattgagtccaaccattcctcATGTGTTCCTGCAAGTCAAATCCTTGGGCTTCTCATCCTTTAACATGAAAGGGATCCCCATGACCTAGTGGGGATGTCAGAaaggaggaaatgaaaaggCAGCGTTGATGGAAACCAAAACATGCCCTGTGGCATTAGGGAGGATATTGTGCTTGGGAGATGAGTCTGTAGGAAAATTGTTGCCCCTGTGCAGTGACTGTGGGCCTGGGGCAGTTCAGGAGCAATATAAAAGCAGCTCCTTCGCCTCACTCTCTCATCCACTCTTCCTGTCTCCAGCTCCTTGGGAATAAGGTGAGTCTGGagcatttctcctcctccttgtcctccacCAAATGCATTTCTAAGCACATTACTTGTGTTCAGCTGAGCACTGGGGGCTCCTTGCCATGGGTgagggaaggaggcagaagGTGTGGCAGAGACAGACACTGGGGCTTGGCTGAGGTGTCTCCTGAGCTACTGGTCAGGTGGGGATCTCCATAGACTTTGTCATGATTTGGGGAGTCTTTGGCACTGAGAGAAACAGGGTCATCCTCATGGTGGGCTGAAAGGCTGCTTCACACCCACTCCTTGTactctgctcctctctgtccTCTCTGCCAGGTGCACCTGCAGCCCCAAGACATGTCCTGCTACACCCCGTGccggccctgccagccctgcggccccaccccgctggccaacagctgcaatgagCCCTGTGTCCGGCAGTGCCAGGACTCCACCGTCATCATCGAACCCTCTCCTGTGGTGGTGACGCTGCCcgggcccatcctcagctccttcccacagaacaccgccgtgggatcctccacctccgctgctgttggcagcatcctcagctctcaGGGAGTGCCCATCAGCTCCGGGGGCTTTGGGCCTCTCAGGCTTGGGCAGTGGCCTCTGTGGCACGAGGTGCTTCCCCTGCTAATGCTGCTCCCTGCACGGGAGCCTCCACCTCGAtccccctcttttccctcttttgaCTCATTAAATTCTGCTGCATCCCCAGCCCATGCCTTTGTGTCATCCTTTGCCCTGCAGACCCTCTCCCAAGGCAGAGAGGCTGCCCTGGGGTGTTTCTGGGAGGGGGTTGTTGGGCTGGTTTTGCACTGGCTGTCAACACAGGCTGGCATTGGCTGTGCTCAGTGTGCACTGAGTGACTCTCTGGGTTCTCAGTTTCCCTGAATCCCTCCCTTGTCCAGCTGCCCAAGATGGTTTTGATGTagcccaggacacagttggctttctgggctgccagagCACAGTTCTGGTTTGTGACAAGCCTATCATCCCACAGGCACCCCCAAGTCTTCCTTGGCAGGGCTgcatggaatggaatggaatggaatggaatggaatggaatggaatggaatggcatggaatagaatagaatagaatagaatagaatagaatagaatagaatagaatagaatagaataaccctagaacagaataaaatttcCCTACATAGTCCAGGGACAGCCATGcacctcttttccctttcctctttaaGCTGAACAGTTGACACAAGGACTCAGCAGTCAATGTGGCACTGACAAGATGGAGGCACCAGCTTCCCTCAGACTCCAGGAGATCCCATCCTAACCACAGGATTCCCAAAATgagggacacagagcagtgggCTGCCTTCACACAGACTCCTGTtaccatggaatcacagaatgggtttgATTGTGTTGCCCACAAAATCAGATTTGTTGCCCACTGTGCAATAACTCAATAATCACACACTCCAAAGAGAACCTGATTATTTATGTCAGAGTTGCACAAGCCTGGGTTCTCGGTGGAATTCCCCAAATCAAGCATACCCACCAGACTCTTCATACCATTATTTGTACCCAGAAATTCAGAGGTAGAAGCTTTCCAAGTGCAGCCCCTCTATTGGGGTTGGTTACTGAGTTCCATACAAGATGTCTGGGAGGAAGACATGCTAACTGCAATCTGCTCCACTGGCGCACAACATCTTGATTTACTACTGTTGTgttttaggaatggtattctccaATTTAGTAGTCCCGCTAAAAAAAACTCCAGGCCAAcactcccttccccttcccctccagaTGGAAGCACAAATGTCAAAGGTCacgggttgagataagaacaatttactggaaacagcaacgAGATAAGAAAACTAACAGTAACTGCcacaatattaaaaacaaaaggtgtaagacaaagaaaatatttacaggaaAGTTAAACAAGTCCAGATGGTTTCATCCCCCAGGCTTTTTCCCAATGGAAGGAACACCCTTCTTCCTGGAAGCCAGAGggtccctctccctctcccccctccacCTCGTCCAGGTACCAACATGGGCTGGTATCAATTCACATGAGTCTTGCCCATGCCCCCTCCTGCTTACCTGGGCCAAACCAGGACAGCTACATCTTTAAGCCTTGTTAGTTCCCAGATGTCCTTGACTAGGGGAGGCAGCCACTGCCTGTTCCAATCATTAGATCCCCTTTCTTGTTGATTAGGCTGGCAAGTAGAGAAAGATCTTTGTCCTGGTTTAACAGTGGTATTCTCCACTTTagtgctccaaatccaaccacgtgctgctctgttcccttcccttccttctccactgtggagggcaggagaggagaattggaggcacaaaaagCAAAGATCACAGGCTGAGATAGGTACACTTTACTGGAagcagcaatgagataagaaaatgaactaTAATCAcagcaatattaataacaaaagtgtaCAAGAGAGAGAGTGAATCACATGCCAAAATGTGACCGTGGAGCTCCCAACCCAACTGCAGCCACAACTGCCCCGACCCCAAGAGAGCCCTTCCTTCCTGAAGAgactcccttccctctcccggCCCCAGCAATGACCTGAAGTGGTATAGAAATACCTCCAAGTCCTGGCCGTGccctctcctggctgctgcaaaaattgagcctgtcctggctggaaccaGAACTAGCTGACATCAGAGATGATCCCGAATTGAGATAATCTTGACATATTACACATTCTTCAGGAGCTGGAAGAATCCagtaaaggtcatctagtccaacccctttccatggacagggaTATCTGTCACTACATTAGCTTAATCAAAAGTCCTTTAAGCCTGACCTTGGATCCTTCCCAGGATGGGGCACCACATCATTCTATAAGTAATattttccagtgcctcaccacactcATCATCATAAATTTCTATCTTTTGTGCCTTCTACATCTACCCTATTTCACATTGAATATCTTGCTCCGTCTCCAATCACTGCAGGCCTTGATATAATGTCTGTCTCCAACTTCCTTAAATGTCGCCTTTCCtgggttttctctttttggcCCTTTCTTTCTTAAATCTATTTCAACCAAaaagtctgtctgtctgtctgtctctctctctctctctctctctcttgctctccctGACACTGAGGGCGGTCACCACCATCCTGGGCTGTGTGAGCAGGAGTGGAACCAGGAGAAGGGTGGGAGCGACGATGTCGTGCTGCTCAGCACTCGCCTGCTGCCATCCCCGGTGTTGGGCACAGGCTGCAATGCAAGAACCACCTGGACCAAGTGCAGCGAGTTTGGTGTAAGGTGGCCAGGACAGTGAGGAGGTTGGAGCACTTGGCTGGAGAGGAGATGCTGAAGGCCCAGGGCTTGCTGAGTGTAGGGAAGAGAAAGCTTATGGGGAGACCAAAAATCATCTCTCTTGTCATTATGATCATTGAAGAGCATCCAGCCATGCTCTCCAGCCCCAAGTCAgtagagaaaattaaaaaacagagTTACCCATTGCATGACTAAGAATATTTAAATTGAGCCTTTCTTAACATCCTGTGCAAAATCATCCCCCCACAAGGCCCTCCCACAACCAGCCCTGAGCAACATCTCTCTTTCTGGGCATGTTGGGAGAGGATCTTCAGGGGAATAAATGAGAGAAAGACATGGGCTGCAATGCACAAGAACTTTAATGAGTCTAAACAGGAAAATTAGGTCAATCCAAGCTGAGATGCCAATGCAGAGAGCACCAGGGGCAAACAACAGTCCATTGTTTTCCAAGGGGTGCTTTCCAAGCAGGTGCCCACACAGGCGgtggagccagcagctcctccccaggATGGCTGAGTGCGGCTCACAGCCCAGGGGAGCACAAGGCAACAAGGacacaggagggaaaggagagagtggcagagggcacaggcagggatgggcCGTGCTTCCCGAGAGCCCAGGCTGGCCCTGTCCTTCTGCAAGgcatgggctgggctggctcagtCCCTCAGGAAGCAACAAGCCGATGCTGCGTCCCCAGGGCGGttccaccctgtgcatccctggctTCCTTCCCCAGGGCCATCGCCAGCAGCTTTAGCAGGGGAAGCACCTCGTGCCACAGAGGCCACTGCCCAAGCCTGAGAGGCCAAAGCCCCCGGAGCTGATGGGCACTCCCtgagagctgaggatgctgccaacagcagccgaggtggaggatcccaccacggtgttctgtgggaaggagctgaggatgggcccgGGCAGCGTCACCACCACAGGAGAGGGTTCGATGATGACGGTGGAGTCCTGGCACTGCCGGACACAGGGctcattgcagctgttggccagcggggtggggccgcagggctggcagggccggCACGGGGTGTAGCAGGACATGTCTTGGGGCTGCAGGTGCACCTGGCAGACAGGACATTGAGGAGCAGAGTGCAAGGAAGGGCTATATCAGAGCAGTCTGTTGGCACACCAcgatgaagaaaagcaaagagaaggagaagaccACAGGAGGCTGCTCAGACAGGCCCAACAGCCTCACTCTTTGCTCAAGCCCCCAAGAATCTCCCAAAGAGCAACCAAGCCCAGACACTTCCACACCTGGGCCAGAACTCAGGAGAAACTTCAGCCAAAACCCAGCCTCTCTCCATGCACAacttctgccccttccctctcccatgACAAGCAGTTCTCAAGAGCCCACATGGGATTAAAGCAAAGAAGGGGATCAGAAAGCTCAAAggagcaagaaaagaaagggcTTCAGACTCACCTTGATCCCAAGGAAATGGAGGTGAGAGGAGTGGATGAGAGAGCGAGGAGAAGGTGCCCCTTTTATACTGCTC encodes the following:
- the LOC125330596 gene encoding feather keratin Cos1-1/Cos1-3/Cos2-1-like, with translation MSCYTPCRPCQPCGPTPLANSCNEPCVRQCQDSTVIIEPSPVVVTLPGPILSSFPQNTVVGSSTSAAVGSILSSQGVPISSGGFGLSGLGSGLCGTRCFPC